A DNA window from Lutra lutra chromosome 8, mLutLut1.2, whole genome shotgun sequence contains the following coding sequences:
- the ING4 gene encoding inhibitor of growth protein 4 isoform X6, translating into MAAGMYLEHYLDSIENLPFELQRNFQLMRDLDQRTEDLKAEIDKLATEYMNSARSLSSEEKLALLKQIQEAYGKCKEFGDDKVQLAMQTYEMVDKHIRRLDTDLARFEADLKEKQIESSDYDSSSSKGKKKGRTQKEKKAARARSKGKNSDEEAPKAAQKKLKLVRTVPSSGSTLPVWG; encoded by the exons GTATCGAAAACCTCCCCTTCGAACTGCAGAGAAACTTTCAGCTCATGAGGGACCTGGACCAAAGAACAGAGG ACCTGAAGGCTGAAATTGACAAGTTGGCCACTGAGTATATGAATAGCGCCCGCAGCCTGAGCTCCGAGGAAAAATTGGCCCTCCTCAAACAGATCCAGGAAGCCTATGGCAAGTGCAAGGAATTTGGTGACGACAAGGTGCAGCTTGCCATGCAGACCTATGAGATG GTGGACAAACACATTCGGCGACTGGACACAGACCTGGCCCGTTTTGAGGCTGAtttgaaggagaagcagattgaGTCCAGTGACTATGACAGCTCTTCTAGCAAAGGCAAAAAGA AAGGCCGGactcaaaaggagaagaaagctgCCCGTGCTCGTTCCAAAGGAAAAAACTCAGATGAAGAAGCTCCCAAAGCTGCCCAGAAGAAGTTGAAACTTGTGCGCAC tgttccatcGAGTGGTTCCACTTTGCCTGTGTGGGGCTGA
- the ING4 gene encoding inhibitor of growth protein 4 isoform X5: protein MRDLDQRTEDLKAEIDKLATEYMNSARSLSSEEKLALLKQIQEAYGKCKEFGDDKVQLAMQTYEMVDKHIRRLDTDLARFEADLKEKQIESSDYDSSSSKGKKKGRTQKEKKAARARSKGKNSDEEAPKAAQKKLKLVRTSPEYGMPSVTFGSVHPSDVLDMPVDPNEPTYCLCHQVSYGEMIGCDNPDCSIEWFHFACVGLTTKPRGKWFCPRCSQERKKK, encoded by the exons ATGAGGGACCTGGACCAAAGAACAGAGG ACCTGAAGGCTGAAATTGACAAGTTGGCCACTGAGTATATGAATAGCGCCCGCAGCCTGAGCTCCGAGGAAAAATTGGCCCTCCTCAAACAGATCCAGGAAGCCTATGGCAAGTGCAAGGAATTTGGTGACGACAAGGTGCAGCTTGCCATGCAGACCTATGAGATG GTGGACAAACACATTCGGCGACTGGACACAGACCTGGCCCGTTTTGAGGCTGAtttgaaggagaagcagattgaGTCCAGTGACTATGACAGCTCTTCTAGCAAAGGCAAAAAGA AAGGCCGGactcaaaaggagaagaaagctgCCCGTGCTCGTTCCAAAGGAAAAAACTCAGATGAAGAAGCTCCCAAAGCTGCCCAGAAGAAGTTGAAACTTGTGCGCAC AAGTCCTGAGTATGGGATGCCCTCAGTGACCTTTGGCAGTGTCCACCCCTCTGATGTGTTGGATATGCCTGTGGATCCCAACGAACCCACCTATTGCCTTTGTCACCAGGTCTCCTATGGAGAGATGATTGGCTGTGACAACCCTGAT tgttccatcGAGTGGTTCCACTTTGCCTGTGTGGGGCTGACGACCAAGCCTCGGGGGAAGTG GTTCTGCCCACGCTGCTCCCAGGAAcgcaagaagaaatag
- the ING4 gene encoding inhibitor of growth protein 4 isoform X1, protein MAAGMYLEHYLDSIENLPFELQRNFQLMRDLDQRTEDLKAEIDKLATEYMNSARSLSSEEKLALLKQIQEAYGKCKEFGDDKVQLAMQTYEMVDKHIRRLDTDLARFEADLKEKQIESSDYDSSSSKGKKKGRTQKEKKAARARSKGKNSDEEAPKAAQKKLKLVRTSPEYGMPSVTFGSVHPSDVLDMPVDPNEPTYCLCHQVSYGEMIGCDNPDCSIEWFHFACVGLTTKPRGKWFCPRCSQERKKK, encoded by the exons GTATCGAAAACCTCCCCTTCGAACTGCAGAGAAACTTTCAGCTCATGAGGGACCTGGACCAAAGAACAGAGG ACCTGAAGGCTGAAATTGACAAGTTGGCCACTGAGTATATGAATAGCGCCCGCAGCCTGAGCTCCGAGGAAAAATTGGCCCTCCTCAAACAGATCCAGGAAGCCTATGGCAAGTGCAAGGAATTTGGTGACGACAAGGTGCAGCTTGCCATGCAGACCTATGAGATG GTGGACAAACACATTCGGCGACTGGACACAGACCTGGCCCGTTTTGAGGCTGAtttgaaggagaagcagattgaGTCCAGTGACTATGACAGCTCTTCTAGCAAAGGCAAAAAGA AAGGCCGGactcaaaaggagaagaaagctgCCCGTGCTCGTTCCAAAGGAAAAAACTCAGATGAAGAAGCTCCCAAAGCTGCCCAGAAGAAGTTGAAACTTGTGCGCAC AAGTCCTGAGTATGGGATGCCCTCAGTGACCTTTGGCAGTGTCCACCCCTCTGATGTGTTGGATATGCCTGTGGATCCCAACGAACCCACCTATTGCCTTTGTCACCAGGTCTCCTATGGAGAGATGATTGGCTGTGACAACCCTGAT tgttccatcGAGTGGTTCCACTTTGCCTGTGTGGGGCTGACGACCAAGCCTCGGGGGAAGTG GTTCTGCCCACGCTGCTCCCAGGAAcgcaagaagaaatag
- the ING4 gene encoding inhibitor of growth protein 4 isoform X3 yields the protein MAAGMYLEHYLDSIENLPFELQRNFQLMRDLDQRTEDLKAEIDKLATEYMNSARSLSSEEKLALLKQIQEAYGKCKEFGDDKVQLAMQTYEMVDKHIRRLDTDLARFEADLKEKQIESSDYDSSSSKEGRTQKEKKAARARSKGKNSDEEAPKAAQKKLKLVRTSPEYGMPSVTFGSVHPSDVLDMPVDPNEPTYCLCHQVSYGEMIGCDNPDCSIEWFHFACVGLTTKPRGKWFCPRCSQERKKK from the exons GTATCGAAAACCTCCCCTTCGAACTGCAGAGAAACTTTCAGCTCATGAGGGACCTGGACCAAAGAACAGAGG ACCTGAAGGCTGAAATTGACAAGTTGGCCACTGAGTATATGAATAGCGCCCGCAGCCTGAGCTCCGAGGAAAAATTGGCCCTCCTCAAACAGATCCAGGAAGCCTATGGCAAGTGCAAGGAATTTGGTGACGACAAGGTGCAGCTTGCCATGCAGACCTATGAGATG GTGGACAAACACATTCGGCGACTGGACACAGACCTGGCCCGTTTTGAGGCTGAtttgaaggagaagcagattgaGTCCAGTGACTATGACAGCTCTTCTAGCAAAG AAGGCCGGactcaaaaggagaagaaagctgCCCGTGCTCGTTCCAAAGGAAAAAACTCAGATGAAGAAGCTCCCAAAGCTGCCCAGAAGAAGTTGAAACTTGTGCGCAC AAGTCCTGAGTATGGGATGCCCTCAGTGACCTTTGGCAGTGTCCACCCCTCTGATGTGTTGGATATGCCTGTGGATCCCAACGAACCCACCTATTGCCTTTGTCACCAGGTCTCCTATGGAGAGATGATTGGCTGTGACAACCCTGAT tgttccatcGAGTGGTTCCACTTTGCCTGTGTGGGGCTGACGACCAAGCCTCGGGGGAAGTG GTTCTGCCCACGCTGCTCCCAGGAAcgcaagaagaaatag
- the ING4 gene encoding inhibitor of growth protein 4 isoform X2, whose protein sequence is MAAGMYLEHYLDSIENLPFELQRNFQLMRDLDQRTEDLKAEIDKLATEYMNSARSLSSEEKLALLKQIQEAYGKCKEFGDDKVQLAMQTYEMVDKHIRRLDTDLARFEADLKEKQIESSDYDSSSSKGKKSRTQKEKKAARARSKGKNSDEEAPKAAQKKLKLVRTSPEYGMPSVTFGSVHPSDVLDMPVDPNEPTYCLCHQVSYGEMIGCDNPDCSIEWFHFACVGLTTKPRGKWFCPRCSQERKKK, encoded by the exons GTATCGAAAACCTCCCCTTCGAACTGCAGAGAAACTTTCAGCTCATGAGGGACCTGGACCAAAGAACAGAGG ACCTGAAGGCTGAAATTGACAAGTTGGCCACTGAGTATATGAATAGCGCCCGCAGCCTGAGCTCCGAGGAAAAATTGGCCCTCCTCAAACAGATCCAGGAAGCCTATGGCAAGTGCAAGGAATTTGGTGACGACAAGGTGCAGCTTGCCATGCAGACCTATGAGATG GTGGACAAACACATTCGGCGACTGGACACAGACCTGGCCCGTTTTGAGGCTGAtttgaaggagaagcagattgaGTCCAGTGACTATGACAGCTCTTCTAGCAAAGGCAAAAAGA GCCGGactcaaaaggagaagaaagctgCCCGTGCTCGTTCCAAAGGAAAAAACTCAGATGAAGAAGCTCCCAAAGCTGCCCAGAAGAAGTTGAAACTTGTGCGCAC AAGTCCTGAGTATGGGATGCCCTCAGTGACCTTTGGCAGTGTCCACCCCTCTGATGTGTTGGATATGCCTGTGGATCCCAACGAACCCACCTATTGCCTTTGTCACCAGGTCTCCTATGGAGAGATGATTGGCTGTGACAACCCTGAT tgttccatcGAGTGGTTCCACTTTGCCTGTGTGGGGCTGACGACCAAGCCTCGGGGGAAGTG GTTCTGCCCACGCTGCTCCCAGGAAcgcaagaagaaatag
- the ING4 gene encoding inhibitor of growth protein 4 isoform X4 — protein sequence MAAGMYLEHYLDSIENLPFELQRNFQLMRDLDQRTEDLKAEIDKLATEYMNSARSLSSEEKLALLKQIQEAYGKCKEFGDDKVQLAMQTYEMVDKHIRRLDTDLARFEADLKEKQIESSDYDSSSSKGRTQKEKKAARARSKGKNSDEEAPKAAQKKLKLVRTSPEYGMPSVTFGSVHPSDVLDMPVDPNEPTYCLCHQVSYGEMIGCDNPDCSIEWFHFACVGLTTKPRGKWFCPRCSQERKKK from the exons GTATCGAAAACCTCCCCTTCGAACTGCAGAGAAACTTTCAGCTCATGAGGGACCTGGACCAAAGAACAGAGG ACCTGAAGGCTGAAATTGACAAGTTGGCCACTGAGTATATGAATAGCGCCCGCAGCCTGAGCTCCGAGGAAAAATTGGCCCTCCTCAAACAGATCCAGGAAGCCTATGGCAAGTGCAAGGAATTTGGTGACGACAAGGTGCAGCTTGCCATGCAGACCTATGAGATG GTGGACAAACACATTCGGCGACTGGACACAGACCTGGCCCGTTTTGAGGCTGAtttgaaggagaagcagattgaGTCCAGTGACTATGACAGCTCTTCTAGCAAAG GCCGGactcaaaaggagaagaaagctgCCCGTGCTCGTTCCAAAGGAAAAAACTCAGATGAAGAAGCTCCCAAAGCTGCCCAGAAGAAGTTGAAACTTGTGCGCAC AAGTCCTGAGTATGGGATGCCCTCAGTGACCTTTGGCAGTGTCCACCCCTCTGATGTGTTGGATATGCCTGTGGATCCCAACGAACCCACCTATTGCCTTTGTCACCAGGTCTCCTATGGAGAGATGATTGGCTGTGACAACCCTGAT tgttccatcGAGTGGTTCCACTTTGCCTGTGTGGGGCTGACGACCAAGCCTCGGGGGAAGTG GTTCTGCCCACGCTGCTCCCAGGAAcgcaagaagaaatag